The genomic interval GGGTTCTCTCTTCAGCTGTTCCTGCAGGGGTTGAATGTGGTTGACATACACATGGGCGTCACCAATTGTGTGCACAAAATCTCCAGGCTGAAACACAAAATATTTCCCTTTAGGAATAATTATGTCTTTCAAATACTTGTATCTTAGCTTCAAAAGTTGCAAGTCTCATATCCACATATTTGAATGGattcacataaaaacacaagatACTTTCCTTCAAAAATATCAGGTACTGGTAACTTAGCTTCAAAAGTTAAAAATTCAATACccattaacccttacactggtgcaattctgtaacacatgttacatagccactggtgaattaacagagagaaaaataaagaaaaaccgtcatataggttttcgcatcatgcatgggaggtaatcggaaccgaccaaacagacagaaccagtagcgcgacatatgtcgtgacaaccaactgacagtatacgtaaagtagcgcaacatatgtcgtgacaaccaactgacagtatacgtaaagtagcgcaaCATATGTCGGGACAATGAGCCTAAGGGTTAATCCAACTGTATTCAAATGCAATGCATATTTTAagctctctttttatatttagtcaagttttgactaaatattttaacatcgagggggaatcgaaacgagggtcgtggtgtatgtgcgtgcgtgcgtgcgtgtgtgtgtgtgtagagcgattcagactaaactactggaccgatctttatgaaatttgacatgagagttcctgggtatgaaatccccgaacgtttttttcatttttttgataaatgtctttgatgacgtcatatccggcttttcgtgaaagttgaggcggcactgtcacgccctcatttttcaaccaaattggttgaaattttggtcaagtaatcttcgacgaagcccggggttcggtattgcatttcagcttggtggcttaaaaattaattaatgactttggtcattaaaaatctgaaaattgtaataaaaaaataaaaaaatataaaacgatccaaatttacgtttatcttattctccatcatttgctgattccaaaaacatataaatatgttatattcggattaaaaacaagctctgaaaattaaatatataaaaattattatcaaaattaaattatccaaatcaatttaaaaacactttcatcttattccttgtcggttcctgattccaaaaacatatagatatgatatgtttggattaaaaacacgctcagaaagttaaaacaaagagaggtacagaaaagcgtgctatccttcttagcgcaactactaccccgctcttcttgtcaatttcactgcctttgccatgagcggtggcctgacgatgctacgagtaaaatggcattgcgtttcattctgtgagttcgacagctacttgactaaatattgtattttcgccttacgcgacttgttcttgtaTTTGTCTCAAATTATTTGAATTTCTCTCTACTACAAAGACCATTAGTTTGCCATACCTCTAAATGTTTCGCTTTGTGAAAAAGTAACGTTCCACcaacttttcttctttctttgattctgaCTGTAACCAGAACTCAGACAATTTCTTTGATGGTCTACAGACAGTGGCAtagttaaagctgtggtctatttatgactatccggggctacgagCTTGAAAAGATAGGGATGAAAATCAtttacagaattctgtacagcaaacgctacccgaaaccccatctataaggcgtgtatgaccttgagagcttcagtcaacgcttgaattttgcagtggtaacatctggtttgctctctcagagctgagcatacttgtcaagaaggatcgagcagaaaaaataaacgacttggcagggattcgaagtcaaggcctcggggcctcaAAATGTGttaccagtgttgtcaaagatagaaaaaataataattttatatcattctacgcttgaattaacATTCATGCGATCTAAAAACGTAAACATTGCCATTCAAAtgtgcctttatttgcaaacatgtttcacggaatgGCAGTACacgtttacaccgtcatgctacacgacattcgcgccgtgcaaatagctgcgatatctctacttacaacatgcaagaaaaatgacaagaacagtaattgaatctctccaaagctctgtgcagttgaaaacagacatcaaagaacgagttatacatgtattcacttctaaACAGTGGGCgaatagagatataaatcatgctgcttcaagaataacataacatgaattcatatcaatgtttttccatctttttctcaattggcgcagtagcctagtggttaggacatcagGCACAAAGTCTCAAGGTcaagagttcgaatcttcgccggcgcgtttatttttttcccttgatctctcttgaagataaaatatgatcagtcttgagagagcaaaccggatgttatcactgcaaaattcaagcgttgactgaagctctcaaggtcatacacgccgtatagatggggtttcgggtagcgtttgctgtacagaatcttttcaaactcgtagccccggatagtcataaatagaccacagctttaaagtAACCATGAATCAGTATTTAGGCTGAGTATTCGCATCATATGAAAATCTTCCTGATCATCTGAATACATCCTCTGAAAATTGCCTGTCCTCTGACATTAATCATGCCTGTAAAATCGAATGCTATTACAAAATCGGGTAAAATAGATGAACTTCTCCGTTCATGGACTGCAATTTCCACGTACACTTGTCATTTACATGTACGTGCATGGCGGAAATGagaaaaatctccatccttaatCCACTAGGCGCGACCCTGGTTCTCCACATGGAAGGCcaacgtcttaaccactaggctaTGCGCCCGTCACAAATAGTCGAGCAATTGTACTTTCAGACACAATTTTGCAGTATATCTATATGGCAACCCTACCAAAGCTATGCAACCAGCTGGAATTGGACCTACCTTGAGCCCAGTAATGTGTGCGATCATCAGTGTTAGCAGAGCGTAGCTGGCAATGTTGAAAGGCACACCCAGACCCTGCATACAAAAAGATATGTAATCATTATTTGTACACAATAGATTAGAAAACTAAAATCCTTTTGCACCACTTCGAGTTGGACACAATGTAATATCTCTATCAACACTGTGAAATCAACTCTGCAGTGAATTTTTCTTGCATACTGAAGTAGAGCTTGTAATCAGATCCAAAGTAAAATTAACAGGATTCCAGACACCTCATCCAGTATGTAAAATTGAAGTGGGGCAGAACAATCGACGATGTTTTGAAATAACTGTGTCAGAATTTCTAAGCATTGTGGGAGAGTTGCGCCCCGCTTTAGGGTGACAAATAATAACACGCTGTTGACCAGTTAAAACCACGATCCCAGCGAATAACTCAAGACGATGCATGGAaatcctgacagttatttcgtgaaaatgtatatttcttcaagttcaacattTCACACAAGCAAAAGTGGGTGCAAAGGACAGAATGTGTGTATGAGGGGGACTCATTATATTTTGCAACCTGGGCAAACTAATAAATTGACTACTTTTCCTTTTTCATTACATCAAAAACCAGTTTTGGGAAGACTTGTGACAAAAAAATTACTTGATTCCGTGCAACCGTTTTCATTTAatgagatcttcttcttcttcgttcatgggcttagactcccacgttcactcatgtttttagcacgagtggatttttacatgtatgaccgtcaTTCAATGAGATAAAATGTTCAGTAAGGGTGATAGGTCTCCTGCCGGCAGTGGTGACCTTTCGCGAAGAGATTTTCGAGCTATGATGTATTAGGGCTACTGCCAGGGAAACTCTTTTCAAGAGTGCTTTTCAAGTTTAAAATACTGTTACGGAAATCAATCTCCATCAAAAGCCACTGTTTTCAGGTGGTTCAGACAGTTCATTACTGGCGCGTGGACGTTAAAAAACGTTGACCATTGTGGTCGAATGGCAACAATCGTTACCCCAGAAAACGTCTCTCCCTGATTGAGAAGGACCCAAACATGATATATGCTGAAATACATGATAGAATGAAGATTTAATCGGGAAGTCTCACTTGTACTTTTCACGGCTGCTGTAGCGCAAGGAAACATTTTGACCGTTGGGTGCCCCATAACCTTAGTGAAGAGCAAAAGCGGGGTAGGGTAGATTGGTGCATCCATATGCTATGAACATTTGACGAAAGGTTTCCTCGCGTTTGGGACATCGTAACAGAAGACCAAACTTCGTAAAACCAAtacagacctgtgcacactcatcagtagtaaacaaaccaaatttcagtagttttcaaaatgtttcagtagtaagctgtaacgacagttcaagacataattctgctcacaaagcaTAACTGGAGAATAACTGGACTTCCAGCACTGTTGTGCCGTttcttctttggtgacagagctggtgtttcctcttcactatctgaatctcgcactctttttttcttttccacgtttcacttcaatcacaagttgccacgcagacgctggacgaactaagtctaagaacaaagagtcaatgctgagaacacgcgcgcttccggtaaatcggaaaaagtcttttcagcgcaacggccaactaattggtcaaaacatctcaaaacagaaaaaagtacaaattttgttttttggagtaaaacatcggaattttggaattttaattaaaaatccgtagcaccgtattctgcatataaaaatcggagaaattacagagaaaccgtagatgtgcacaggtctgccAATATGACCCAAATATGAACAAACACTTGGCGGTGTGGGTCTTCCTAGATGAGAACCCACCTGTAAAATTCAAAAGAAACAGAAGTGCTTCCTAACAaattctcttcttcttcgttcatgggcttagactcccatgttcactcacgTTTTTAgaacgagtggatttttacgtgtatgactgtttttaccccgccattcaagcagcatacgccgatttcgggggaggcatgctggggtattttcgtgtttctataacccaccgaactctgatatggattacaggatcttttccatgcgcacttggtcttgtgcgtgcgtgtacacaagaagggggttaagtcactccactcttaacccaccaggcggcagcaaccgggattcgaactcacgacctcccgattaggaggccgacgtcttaccaccacgccactgcgcccgtccttaACAAATGATAGTGGCTTTCTTTGCAAAATCTAGCCACCTTGCCACCACATCACTTGTGGAGAGACAACCGATCACCGCTGACTGGTATGTCAGCCACGGCTTGCCTAATTTCTTTCTGGTATGTTGCTCACGACGTCCCCGATCGGGTGTCCATGGTCGACTGCTCCATCATGAAAAACCCAGCACGCACACATCAGCTGTAACTCTTGACTTTCTAGCCGCTAATGATGTTCAGCTTGTCACCTACCAACCATATTCACACGCCTTAGACCCCTGCGACTGGTTTTTGTTCCCTTCCGTCAAGAGGCAGTTGAAGGGAAAGCAGTTCCAGAACACCGAAGATGCCCGAGCATTCCTGAGGGCGTTAATTTTGACATACCTCAGTCAACGTGTTGGAGTGTCATGGATTGCTGGTTTAAGAGGATGGTACAATGTGTACAAGCTGAGGAGGGATTCTTCCAAAAACTGGAGTAGACAGATTggctgttagtgttagtgttgaAGAAAACCCAGGTTGCAAAACATAATGAGTAGCCCTCGTACCATGTCTGCAGAACGCTGGTACAGCTGGCACGACAATTCCCCATTGATGACACAGAACTGTACCAGGCAGTGACAAGGTGGCAGTGCCATCTTGGGAACATCTGAAACAATTCACAGGAAGTCGTGTGTCAAAATTAATCATTGCTAACATCACAGAACTAAACCTGGTAGTGGCAAATGCTTTTGTAATAACTAAATCAATAATGAAGCAAAGGttttgaaaatgaaatgtatGGTTAGATTTTACCACAGATTTGCACTTTTATGCTACAGTCGAACCTGAccttggggcggggatgtagctcagtcggtagcgcgctggatttgtatccagttggccgctgtcagcgtgagttcgtccccacgttcggcgagagatttatttctcagagtcaactttgtgtgcagactctcctcggtgtccgaacacccccgtgtgtacacgcaagcacaagaccaagtgcgcacgaaaaagatcctgtaatccatgtcagagttccgtgggttatagaaaaacaaaaatacccagcatgcttcctccgaaaacggcgtatggctgcctaaatggcggggtaaaaaacggtcatacacgtaaaattccactagtgcaaaaaacacgagtgtacgtgggagtttcagcccacgaacgcagaagaagaacctGACCTTGTGACCACCTCTCCAAAGTCACCACTGGCTCACGACCACTCCCAAGGTTCTCATACGAGTATTTCTTCGATATAAATCACCTTTCCATTTTgtttggtcccttgggtggtcgttataagacaggtttcactgtacttgCAAGTTGCTGAATTCAGGTCTCTCTTGCAAATGTATAATTACATACCTCAGCAAAAGAATACCCAAAACTAGCTGAAATAGCCTGTTAGTGTTACCTACAAAGCTATATACTTGGACACTTAACTGAATTCACTACATTGCACAATACACTTCTTTATTCTATTGCTGGACCAGTAAAACATTTGGCAGACCAGTGACTTTTCCCAAGTCACAAGTCAAAAGGGTGAGACGCGAATTGTGACAAGTCAGCACCAATACCACGACTTGCATGAGCCAGCGAGTTTACCCGAGGGGTTCCAGGCACACATGATGATGCGGCGTGACTCTGGGTTGTTGCGCACCAAGTCTATCACCTCGGCCAGCTGGTCCACGCCCTGACCGGCGTAATCTGCATGCATGTCTTTGTACTCGGCGCCACTGTGTCGCCACTGGAACCCGTACACTGGGCCCAGGTCACCTGCAAAGATCAAGTTGGATTGGATAAACAATAATATCGTGGTTGCACTGGGTGTTTTGAAAACTGGTACCATTGCTCCTGACTATTACGTTTATTTCAACAGAATGGCCAAAGTTTTGCAAGATGGGGGAATGGTGATGCCAAAAACTGCTTTACCCTACATactcagccctgaaagtccaacaaatggtgtactcgcctttggctagtgattctgaaaagttactagccagagagcaaactttactagccaaaccaacaatttgtttcagcaactttactcgcatttggcaaGTAGataaacatttctactcgccagttgaGTTGTTCTTCGCTAATGGTGACTGCGGTGGGTGACATCAAGTAAAATCAATTTTTTAAATTACGGGGAATGATGGTGACAAAATAAGATAATTACTGCATTCTACTGATGTAGCAGTATCAACAAAATCACCATGAAGGAAAATAATATGACAGAAGTAGCACTTATTCCtgcttgttttcgttttttgttcacaaaatggcggccaaaacGTGGAATGACAGACCCCTGCCATGTTCACAACACATTTCAAACCGACAGCTGCTCTAGAAAGGATAACTGTTATCATTCAACGATAACTTATACTTGGATTAAACTGCACAAAATCTTATTTGGACAACTGACCCTCTCCTGCTCGCGTGCTGCGTCCGATAAAAAACTGGTAACCTTCGAATGCGCGGCGTCACAAATCCGATCCACTGAAGAAAGACAATTTGCCGGCCTGAGCGCCAGGAAGgcaaacacacatttttattttcaaatcatGGCATCATTATCGATAGATGAAGATATTTGGTCGCGTGAATATACATCCGTGTACCTCGCAACGGTGACTTTCGTATCTGCCGTCACAAACGTTCGCCAGGTTACACCGATTTTCATTTCTTCGCTCGCGCAGTTGAGCATGGATTGTTCTCGTGCGGCCTCAGTCCGGAAGACGGCAGGGTAAACACACAAATAGTGATGATGTCCCGAGCTTTGTGTACTACATAGAAAAGTTTGTGTACGGCAAAATTGATGACGTGTCACAGAAGCGAGGTAACTCTGTTCGCAGGTTACTTTCACGCGAAATGTCTCTGTGCCACCGCGGTTTCGTCCTGAAAATCAACCGTATCGCATTGATTTTGCGAAAACTGAAAGTGCAGGTAAGTTGCACAAGTTTCCTTAATGCTTACTTCGTAAAATTATTGATGTTAAAGTTGATAGTATGGTTATTTTAGAGCACAGGACTTAAAAATTATCGGGAGCTATGCAGCGACCGGCCATTCTCGAATGGTTTCATTCGTACGCAGGTGACCACAGATAATAGTTCTGCGAAGTTTAGGTGGCACTCTTCGCTGTTTTTTGGCAAtacagttgcagaactgtttgtgttggTATTGTCTCCTTTATAACATTCATTTGTAGCATAATTTGATTGATTGCACCAGTACAGCGTAATACATGCACAAGTATTGGCAATTTGGTGTCGCGTGATTTGCAGGTTACCTCTTTCTGTTTTGATACATTTGAGCAGTAGTTTGCATTTGATTCTAATAATCTGTAGGTATTCCAAGTTACACCCTTTTAAACAATCACTGACCAAAATATCCCTGCCCTGCTGTAAGCAGTTGTGTTGCCACAAAAAGATCAAACTACAAGGTAACCTGCAAACGGTGTCACAAAATTACTGAACCTAACAACACTAAACTGTACATCAAAAATTCTTCAATACATGACAAACTAACAGCAAACACTCTGTTTTCATGGAGTTTACTCAAATTGTTTCACAGAATTAGTTTATAGATATGCTGTGTAAATTTGGTGTCACAAAGTACTGCAGGTTACTCCATTGTGACCCCCACCAGTCAGTCTGCTTTTTTGTCCGAACCATAAAAGTTCCTGACATTTTCTTTTTAGACTCAAATAATACAAGGGCTCCACTTGACAGGAATAGTATTTTCCAGGTTGTAGCTGCATTTTGAAAATTTCAGTAAGTTTCCACTGTTTGGTCACcaatagcaaagaacaactcagttacatgtttctactcgccatggcgagtaaaatactcgccactttcaggcctgataTGTACATGAAATAGACCACCCATGTGATAACCATAGAATTAGAAAACCTAAATATTCAGCAACCTATAAAGTATTCCCTATGTAACTTTTATGTCACTTTGCTGAACAAAATAAACCCTGATAATTTCCCCTGCGTATTACACATACCTTCCTCTCTATCAGTGAAACCACTTTTGTCAAGGAAAGCACGGGAACCATTGGCATCCCAAATGCGGACGTCTTTTTCGGCGAGTTCTTTGCCACTGGTGGAACCTCGAATGAACCACAACAGCTCTTCCACAACGCCTCGCCAAAACACACGCTTAGTGGTTAATAGCGGAAAACCTGGaaatgagaagaaaaagtcaaaTTGGAAAAGAATACACATGAAAATAAAACTTGTCAAGCTGAAAAATGTATCATTCACACATATTTATCACTTACAGTTAAAAATATCAGGCTAACAGCAGGAAAccagcattgggataatagaGTATATAATATAAAaccacgtcaagcgactcatcaccaagacggccatcaagacctgcgagctagaccccctgccaggcttcctcttcaccaagtgtctggacaagctcctgtcgtctatcacagatatcatcaacatctccctggccacaggcgtcgttctcgactgcttcaagtctgccgttgtccgcccactcatcaagaagcccggccttgacgtcaacgagttgaagaactaccgtcctgtgtccaacctgcccttcctctccaagcttctggagcgtatcatcctggggcagttgagcgcccacctgtctcgaaactcgctgatgccagtgtaccagtcagcgtaccgccctcaccacagcacggagacggcgctcctgcgaatcaccatggacctcctgaacgcaacagatagcggtctcgtctctgcccttgtgctgctggacctttctgcggccttcgacacgatcgaccatcagctactcgtcgatcgcctcagttccacgttcggcattcacgacaccgccctctcttggttccggaactacctccagaaccgcgctcagactgtcaccactgattcgttctcttctcagcctgtccctgtccgctttggcgtcccacaagggtctgtcctcggccctgtccttttcaccctgtacacccaacccctctccctggtcatcaaACGCCAGggcttgaactacaactcctttgccgatgacacgcagctccagaacagcgccaagccggaggacgttgaccatctcctgggatccatctccagttgtttcactgacatcaagaactggatgtctgagaacaagttgaagctgaacagtgagaagacggaggcccttctcgttggaacacgacagaagattgcttccctcactgtgccgacctccagctggatgacgcgactgtcccattctcccctgctgtcaagagccttggtgtctttctcgactccactctctccatgcagacacacatttcgttcatcatcaagacctgctttttccacctacgacgcatcgcctccatccgtcgctacctcacccacgacgcctgtgtcaagctggttgtctccctcatcttcagtcgtctggaccactgcaactcccttctggctggtctccccgcctcatccattcatggcctacaacgagtccagaacgctgctgccaggctgacgttgaggaagacgaagcgagaccacatcacccccctacttcgctccctgcactggctccctgtcaacactcgaatctcctacaaactgtccactctcgtctacaagtgtctcaacgactctgctcccgagtaccttcaatcctccctggacctgtacacccagccctccgaccgtcccctttgttctgctgctgacccactccgccttcacatgatccctcgctcgaaactcgcatctgctggtcagcgtgcatttccctccgcgggcccctccgtctggaactccctgccgcttgagcttcgccagagcccctctcttgacgcgttcaagagtaggttgaagactcagttcttcccgtagctggctgcgacttttatgttcgacgtgatgtgttgtgccccaaaagacattcttgtgctgtgctctgtgagaggtgttttctttgtgtttaatattattttgtttggacctagctattgatgtgtacattgttgttaaaacagttgtttgttgtatgtttatcagggtttgctagtgtgtgatagggttcgtgtccgtctgtagatgttagtttctttgttagtcctgtgttgacaactcttcgacaagcgcttagaactgtaaccacggaatacgcgctatataagcttcatattgattgattgatatgaaaatgattttttttcaaacatcAATTAATAACAACATGCCAGAGAAAAATTAATaagcaaaaaaagaaaatattctgcacacacaaaaaagccttACTTTCACGAAGACTGTATCTCATCTGCATGCCGAATATGGACTTGGTGTCCACGCCTGTACGATTTCCACGCAGGGCTCCATCTGTAATGCAACGCTGTATCGCATCCAAGTACTGGAGTTCTGCATGACTGAAAATGAACAAGGCAGTTTGATATAATAAAGATGTCAGTTTCTCCcaatacaaagaaacaaaagaagaacaagcaaacaaatctTTCAATTTTAATACATTTTTGATATacaaggcctaaaaaaaaaaaaaaaacgtgtggttacggtaacccgacctaccctatttttaggggccgaccctataactttttattacatttgtcaaaaaaaccaacacaaaaaacaagaaaacgagtgcagaaaacgcaatgaaagcgaaagcgcctgagtcgcacacttatttccctgtcaagtgggtttaatttgtacacattagaaaaaaaagtttaaaaaaaaaaagtgattgcctaccttcttaccctatttttttgggctatgttaccgtaagcacacctatttttttgtgtggcctattCCAATTAAGCTCTCGCAACCTTGAAGCACAGCAATAAAAGCATGTTGGACAGACTCTTTGCGAAAGCTGCAAAGACTCAATATGCTCAGCTCCCACTGACACTCAAACCATTTTAATATAAAGAGCATGCATGACGGATATGATCTCAAGAGGGTGACATCCCAGTCTGCCGCAATGTCCATTTACTTACAAGTTACGGTTTGCATAATATTAATACATATACCTgttcatgtgtgtatgtgtttgaggCACAGAGACATTATGACACCCtgacatatatataattatactgtatatatatatccatacatgtatgtgttgCAGGCAGTGGCACTCCTCCCCCTAGAGCTAGACCAATAACACACAATTacctccccctccacacacacacacggcacacacacacgaacacacataaCATAATCATAACTTTCAACTGGACATTACGGTAGAGTGGGATGACACCCTCATAGATTCCGAAAGGAAGGTCTATTCTCACAAAACCACAGTGTTTACAGTTACACTATTACATTACAATGTTTT from Littorina saxatilis isolate snail1 linkage group LG7, US_GU_Lsax_2.0, whole genome shotgun sequence carries:
- the LOC138971246 gene encoding thymidylate synthase-like, which gives rise to MSSPLKENNCESHISPKDSKLKTKTSPSPKNAVPAEEKENSPSKVERHAELQYLDAIQRCITDGALRGNRTGVDTKSIFGMQMRYSLRESFPLLTTKRVFWRGVVEELLWFIRGSTSGKELAEKDVRIWDANGSRAFLDKSGFTDREEGDLGPVYGFQWRHSGAEYKDMHADYAGQGVDQLAEVIDLVRNNPESRRIIMCAWNPSDVPKMALPPCHCLVQFCVINGELSCQLYQRSADMGLGVPFNIASYALLTLMIAHITGLKPGDFVHTIGDAHVYVNHIQPLQEQLKREPRSFPTVTIKRKVESIDDFKFEDFELTGYKPYPKIAMEMAV